ttttttttttttcaatttttttggttcaattttattttcgaatgtttgggatctttccttcatttatggtggtaATTACTCATTTATGATGGATAGTAGTCACCCGGAAGCTCTCAGTCtatttttcgaaattaagagaatttccgactgaaattggagtttttgtgggtAACATACGCTAACTCCTGAAGTCACTGAAGTCTCGCTTAGCTCCTCATTTTAGAACcagattttaatgtttacttcgtacaAACCTTCTCCACAATACAATTAGAACGAAACAAGACATAGACACAGTTCCACGATGGTCGTCACGTAaagttctcatttgcttgtttccgcaaaattgttgtcaatgttgttgtgttttaatcgtaaaattggattcgatcccttgatgtccgaatagaattggctagGACGTTCCTGTGCGAGTCTGACTTTTCTACCAACGTAAAGTCAGACGACAACATTGACAAAAACActaacaaacaagcaaatgataaCGTTGCGTGACTCCATGACGACCATCTTGGAACTGTtattctgttgttgtttttttaccaagtaaacattacaatgcgATTTAAAGTGTCTCTGGCAGAAGTCCCTTAAGAGCTTTCATAGTTTCCGCAGGTTCCTCAatctttaaaaaagaaatttgcgCCATAAATGAGGgacatagcttcacttgatttcctatccgcagttcatatatgattcatttcatttaccatttcatcattgattcattcctcacgggaccattagaacccacaaatgaccagctcccaacgtcagtggcttcatagctcagttggttagagcgtcgcaccggaatcgcgaggtcacgggttcaatccccgttgaagtcctgaatttttcaggcttctttacgcaattgcaaaaattgctctcataactgcgaaggtcatggcttcacttgatttcctatccgcagttcatatatgattcatttcatataccatttcattatTAATAATAGTACAGGAGAACtgaacgacaaaaattgaaacaaaaaatttggaaaataaaagacaccccgacccctgcccaggtgtctgacatttgcagactgcagactgcagactggctacagatagcgctgataaaccagtatttaagtctaaacacccatttcaaatagtgctgataaacagtattcaAGTCTAaaaacccatttcaaatagcgctgataaactgtatttaagtctaagaacccattttaaaacggttagctttcaatttgtaGCCAGTCTGCAGTAATGTataaccataggcagcccaagctcgcgtcactacagacggccgttgagaatttaaacgcgttataaaactttgtatgggaaataaaataccgtcgattgtaaagcctaaaaaatgctcaatttaactttcattcaataaaatgaataaaaatgactcacctctggtgtattctggtgcccttttggagtttattttacagtttcagGAAGtcggtgttttcaatgttctaagacgaagtcaaggctgcacactaagatttcgaccgttgtcagctcagaggcggttttcgactcgaaaatccatctcAGCCAatattttttcacgcaaagctaaagccacatcatttgcgaacctccgtgaatgtttcgtaGTCAAAAATCCCAACgaacttggctggaaatgagcattttccgcttcgattccacgatagctgatgaatatAACAGCAACTGAGAACCGcacaggacacggagcttgCGTCCGAGGTCAAAtgaactccacccgatgaggtacagtcatttcatgtataACACTTATCCCAGCGTCACTCGTAACCATGgtgttcgagaagccgctgtggggatggggtaagcgttgtacatgaaatgactgtacctcatcgggtggagttgagttgcgcccgaaaatgttgtaaactttgcagaaataaatgaattaaaatcatcttttttatctcactgttttagtatatactaaaacaactattcacttcagtgttggtggctagtggtggatatttacctagCCGCGAACACTTATTTATTTAACGGGAAACTTTGTAATGAGAAAGCATAAACAATATGGTTGCATTTGCGGTCACGAATCATTAGCATTGCACATAAATTATGTCGTGCAAAAGTCATAAACATTAGCAAAACTATTATTGTGTCGTTGAACAAACAAGTGCCTTATCCAATCTTGAAACGATCCTCCTCCAACTGAAAAAAATTGACTTCCTGAAGCGAGAATATTCATTTCAACGATAGCGACAGAGCCACTGTCCAAAAGATTATAAGCTTGTGGATCAAAAAATATCATGATCGAGTCAACAAACTGCTTGTTTAACTGATTAATCAGCAATTTCGCTTTATCACGAGCAGGTAAAATGGTTCCCGAGTGAGATCCAAATGCAAGGAAATCTCCAGCAACAAAAATTTTCGTTTTAGACTTTGTGCTATCTTGTTTATGCCGGACTTGTGCCGCCATTTCGTTGAAACAGTCAATTACAGTGGAAATTGTTCCTCCACGCACCAGAATAGCTTCGGTGCGCAGATGAACGGAAATAAATGTTGGATCCAACGTTCTTGATATGAAATCACGGGCGATTTCCATGAGTTTTTCGTTGAAGAAGGAAACGCCGAGCTTTGAAAGGGGACGATGGATTGTTGATGGCAATGGAAAGTTGGCTCGCGTTGTCGAGCCATTCCCTCTCCACTCCTCGATGCCGATGCACGGTCTACCTTTGGAAACTTCGGTGTTGAATCTCTCAATCGATTTAAGAATCTCCACATCTAGGCAAATAGTCCGTGCTACTTGAAATCCTTTGTATAACTGTTCGTGTTGACGGCCACTCCATGAGCAAGGAAAAACTAAAGGCCATGAAATGTTTCGGTCTTTCCTTAAGCGTGTCGCTTCTGGCctataaataaaatataacaGCAGGTCTAGTTTATCATGGCAGATATCCTGAAATGCTTCCCAGCTTGCAAGGGTGCTGTAACCGTGCGACAGGAGCTTTTTGTTAAACGAGGACAAGTTGAAGTAGAACGCCATTGTTTGCGATTCATTTTCTGGTTGGCCTATCTGCATTTTCGAGTTCTTTACAAAAGGTGCTACAACTCGACGACCGCTGTAAGCCGCCAAAGCCGCTAGAGTCATGAGGTTGGTTGTCGCCATTGCCAGTTGctcccagtatgaaaacgctaTGAAAAACGTTCGGCTCTCTTTTGAAACACCGCGACTTGAGTCATTTCCCTTTCCATTCGGCGAGTCAGGAGTTTTCCATACAAACGGTATTGCTTTGTTCAATTCCAGAGGACTTTTCAGGTTTATGCCATTTTGTATGACTATTATTCGTTTGTCAAATATCTCAGTTTTCGATACCAGGAACATTTCTGAGGCTATAATTATTGCTGCAACTACACCTAAGACGTAAAACGTTTTTCTTCTCACAATTGACGACATAATCAACACTGGATTCAGTCTGAAAAACTGTGGCTCGGGGGTAAACTTATCTGTTGTTGCCTACTGTTGATCTGCACACGCATTTATATATGAGTTATGAGAACCAAGACACTGTCCCAAGAGATTTACGATTAAGGCATTGAATTGTTTCCCCCTACGCGTTATATTAATCTTCCTAGGGACAAGAGAAATGCATTTTAGGCTATGTTCACACGGGAACGCTTACCTTATTCGTACTAATTTTCGCGAGGCTTTAATTTCGAAATTTTCACGATTTGTAAAAAATCGCGTAATTAAAGACTCCCTAAAATTAGGATACGCGAAAATTAAACATGCGAAATATAATACACTTCTGTAATTGCTTTAATCAATGATTAACTGCGTTTATAGGTGCATGGTAATTCTCATCAGCATCTTCTACTTCAGCACTCGTCCGAATCACTCATGTCTTCTTCTTGTACATATAGGTCTTTTAAAACATCTTTCGTGCAGTCATCAAAATGTCCATTTAGGTCAGGCTCTTTATAATTAGTCAACACAAGCTCTTTGTATTTGTCAATTATCAATCTGTTCTTTGCTGTGGCTTCGATTTCAATCACaaatttaactggaatttcAAGTCCTCCTTGTACAAGCGGT
The sequence above is a segment of the Montipora foliosa isolate CH-2021 chromosome 2, ASM3666993v2, whole genome shotgun sequence genome. Coding sequences within it:
- the LOC137991198 gene encoding uncharacterized protein translates to MSSIVRRKTFYVLGVVAAIIIASEMFLVSKTEIFDKRIIVIQNGINLKSPLELNKAIPFVWKTPDSPNGKGNDSSRGVSKESRTFFIAFSYWEQLAMATTNLMTLAALAAYSGRRVVAPFVKNSKMQIGQPENESQTMAFYFNLSSFNKKLLSHGYSTLASWEAFQDICHDKLDLLLYFIYRPEATRLRKDRNISWPLVFPCSWSGRQHEQLYKGFQVARTICLDVEILKSIERFNTEVSKGRPCIGIEEWRGNGSTTRANFPLPSTIHRPLSKLGVSFFNEKLMEIARDFISRTLDPTFISVHLRTEAILVRGGTISTVIDCFNEMAAQVRHKQDSTKSKTKIFVAGDFLAFGSHSGTILPARDKAKLLINQLNKQFVDSIMIFFDPQAYNLLDSGSVAIVEMNILASGSQFFSVGGGSFQDWIRHLFVQRHNNSFANVYDFCTT